A single genomic interval of Helianthus annuus cultivar XRQ/B chromosome 6, HanXRQr2.0-SUNRISE, whole genome shotgun sequence harbors:
- the LOC110892380 gene encoding protein FAR1-RELATED SEQUENCE 5-like, giving the protein MDPHSSNARNIDDIEFEDVEVNAGHDAAEQYRNPTSDNHVLLDDDERLYITEVASSCVPVIGMEFSSIEQAYVFYQKYAKKGGFSARKGGEHHVGGIIKTKYFVCSKERHKPQEFDDPYSKLSKPYKRRNRPTIRTGCKAQIKLCSTDGVLYKVDKFVQSHNHSFVCPKDMHLLPAYRHLSETQEEMIWELGTLNLGPVKAFNIMRQRYGGFENVGTTKDDFKNFRAKIHSYIGEYDADMVINRLTDKKQFTADYSFVHSVDENKRLTGLFWADGYKMVFVPFTGIDNHCQNVTLGAGLLASESIESYKWLLQSFLDSFGKQPKVGHELCNNKEFKRCMCDIVWTDSIAPETFEREWKLIMIEFGLIENKWIDDMFGMRSSWILAFYCYEPMSGLTRTISRSESENHFFCQVANSQLTLVEFFNHFDGAMDVQRFNHRKNNHISRNATPDNFSESTLEVDAMKIYTRSIFADQQPELQGTLSECLPMETKIKEPFLKISMKDWKAHGDGLLEVCFKKGEDMFKVKEIPNKYVMRRWTKDVVPNDLNNTFDLSVDDNDAHKKAKEVAYEIMQTGEYLIGNLMKYFDHLLIVRDRMREMKEMVDELRITKPIDPKFDRYSRLIGYKKPNTDAPPTGKASAADKNAGKKGRKRRAIQLENDPGLVDEEDKEVETGEEEEEYEEVDEADDSDSEWEDECVINHNYKRLSESEISNDH; this is encoded by the exons ATGGATCCACACAGTAGTAATGCTCGAAACATAGATGATATTGAATTTGAAGATGTCGAGGTCAATGCCGGTCATGATGCTGCAGAGCAATATAGGAATCCGACATCAGACAACCACGTTCTATTAGACGATG ATGAAAGATTGTATATTACTGAGGTAGCTTCATCATGTGTTCCTGTTATCGGAATGGAATTCTCTTCCATAGAGCAAGCATATGTTTTTTATCAGAAATATGCCAAGAAGGGGGGATTCTCTGCTCGAAAAGGGGGTGAACATCATGTTGGTGGTATTATCAAGACTAAATACTTTGTGTGTTCAAAGGAGAGGCATAAACCACAGGAATTTGATGATCCTTATTCGAAGTTGTCTAAGCCATATAAACGTAGGAACAGACCGACTATTCGAACCGGATGTAAAGCACAAATTAAGCTTTGTTCGACGGATGGGGTGTTGTATAAGGTTGATAAGTTTGTTCAGTCGCATAATCATTCATTCGTGTGCCCCAAAGATATGCATTTATTACCAGCTTATAGACATCTTTCCGAAACACAAGAAGAGATGATATGGGAGCTTGGTACATTGAATCTTGGGCCAGTGAAAGCCTTCAATATAATGAGACAAAGATACGGAGGTTTTGAAAATGTTGGCACAACTAAAGACGATTTCAAGAATTTTAGAGCTAAGATACATAGCTATATCGgagagtatgatgcagatatggttATCAATAGGTTGACCGATAAAAAGCAGTTTACGGCTGATTATTCATTCGTTCATTCAGTCGATGAAAACAAACGATTAACTGGCCTGTTCTGGGCCGATG GGTATAAAATGGTTTTTGTACCTTTTACTGGTATTGATAACCATTGTCAGAATGTGACGCTTGGAGCCGGGTTGCTAGCATCCGAAAGCATTGAATCATACAAGTGGCTTTTACAATCATTTTTGGACTCATTTGGTAAGCAGCCGAAG GTGGGACATGAGTTGTGTAACAACAAAGAGTTCAAGAGATGTATGTGTGATATTGTATGGACTGATTCGATTGCGCCAGAAACGTTTGAGAGAGAATGGAAGCTGATAATGATTGAATTCGGTCTAATCGagaataaatggattgatgatatgtttggCATGAGATCTTCATGGATTCTAGCTTTCTATTGTTATGAGCCTATGTCTGGGCTTACGCGGACCATCTCCAGATCAGAGAGCGAAAACCATTTTTTCTGTCAAGTGGCGAATTCTCAACTTACCCTTGTTGAGTTCTTTAACCATTTTGATGGTGCAATGGACGTGCAAAGATTCAACCATCGGAAGAATAACCATATATCTAGAAATGCAACCCCAGATAACTTTTCCGAATCTACTTTAGAGGTTGATGCTATGAAAATTTACACCAGGTCAATTTTTGCTGATCAACAGCCAGAGTTACAAGGAACACTGTCCGAGTGCCTTCCTATGGAGACTAAAATTAAGGAACCGTTTTTGAAGATAAGTATGAAGGATTGGAAAGCCCACGGCGATGGTTTATTAGAG GTTTGTTTCAAGAAAGGGGAGGAC ATGTTCAAAGTGAAAGAAATTCCCAACAAGTACGTTATGAGGAGATGGACCAAAGATGTGGTACCGAATGATCTAAATAATACATTTGATTTAAGTGTTGATGATAATGATGCACATAAAAAGGCCAAAGAGGTTGCGTATGAGATAATGCAGACCGGAGAGTATCTTATTGGTAACTTGATGAAATATTTTGATCATCTACTTATAGTCAGGGATCGGATGAGGGAGATGAAAGAAATGGTTGATGAActtcgcataaccaagcccattGACCCTAAGTTTGATAGATATTCAAGGTTAATCGGTTACAAGAAACCGAACACTGATGCTCCACCTACA GGTAAAGCTAGTGCTGCCGATAAGAATGCCGGTAAGAAGGGGAGGAAAAGAAGAGCAATACAGTTAGAGAATGATCCTGGTTTAGTTGACGAAGAGGACAAGGAGGTAGAAACTGGTGAGGAAGAGGAGGAGTATGAGGAGGTTGACGAAGCAGATGATAGTGATTCTGAATGGGAAGACGA ATGCGTGATTAATCATAACTATAAACGACTATCTGAATCGGAGATCTCAAATGACCATTAA
- the LOC110892381 gene encoding uncharacterized protein LOC110892381, with amino-acid sequence MVTNIQNKVRVLDGVKVSYPSWVKLFTLHAEGYDVVDHIDGTQALAKDAADFASWKKIDAVVLQWIYRTLSDDLLVRVLEDKSTAYEAWERVKNLFLNNKGSRSAALQHELTNLTLSAMPDLDSYCQRIRELADQLGAVDCLLTNTQRILYLVRGLPREYDTTTSILNQSLLPWETAIDQLQAEARRIAARENIAPTPLVAAAPPYPTVTVVTPRPRH; translated from the exons ATGGTAACGAACATCCAAAATAAAGTCCGTGTTCTTGATGGTGTCAAAGTCTCATACCCGTCATGGGTCAAGCTTTTTACGCTACATGCCGAAGGGTATGATGTGGTCGACCACATTGACGGTACGCAGGCCCTGGCCAAAGACGCTGCTGACTTTGCCTCGTGGAAGAAGATCGATGCTGTTGTACTACAATGGATTTACAGGACACTCTCGGACGATTTATTAGTTCGGGTCTTGGAAGACAAATCCACTGCTTATGAAGCGTGGGAACGGGTCAAAAACCTGTTCCTAAACAACAAAGGCTCTCGATCCGCCGCGCTACAACACGAACTCACTAACCTTACCCTCTCCGCCATGCCCGATCTTGACTCTTATTGCCAGCGTATTCGCGAGCTCGCTGATCAGCTGGGAGCTGTTGACTGCCTACTCACAAACACTCAACGAATTCTTTATCTTGTTCGCGGTCTACCCCGTGAATACGATACAACTACCTCAATCCTGAATCAGTCTCTTCTTCCTTGGGAGACTGCCATCGACCAACTTCAAGCTGAAGCACGCCGCATCGCGGCTCGTGAAAACATTGCTCCTACACCTCTTGTGGCTGCCGCACCACCCTACCCAACCGTGaccgttgtcacaccccgaccgc GTCATTGA